One window of Cuculus canorus isolate bCucCan1 chromosome 10, bCucCan1.pri, whole genome shotgun sequence genomic DNA carries:
- the LOC128853177 gene encoding atherin-like isoform X1: protein MSGPQPPPVVSPACPDLLQHVEGSSPPPSPSTFFRSFFEEECRAIISRLFRDSAAEPAPHRDRDSLPRPAAAPPATSTPLWDPPAAEPRRLRPPGTGALPARKAARGRAAPGPGRSRTPRRTPGRGRAARAGAKLPEGGRGLGAPGTELPQPRGSKLKAMPGTKSRIQQLAQRSTIPKPKARDTQMECNSAAAAAAKAGGHRQPSQRLSTAIPTMASHSRLRLLGKVSSPKRFCFGSTTQELICNTTRELQGNVESKAGTVLGAGKADQTWELGVSSFSSKLAPGDAVPAEESAGDQLSGELKCQKKEPECAKNEWEQVRNKMEQVTNELERAKKEWEQVTNKMEQVTKELEQVTNELERVKSESESAKNELKYVKNELEQVKTELADKTAQCEAYHRTILQAQLRATGICPEDGAVEKGGDLGTDLKQPLVQMPEPLGR from the exons ATGTCGGGTCCGCAGCCGCCGCCCGTGGTGTCGCCCGCCTGTCCCGACCTGCTGCAGCACGTGGAGGGCTCGTCGCCGCCGCCCTCGCCATCCACTTTCTTCCGCAGCTTCTTCGAGGAGGAATGCCGCGCCATCATCTCCCGCCTGTTCCGGGACTCGGCGGCGGAGCCCGCGCCGCACCGGGACCGGGACAGCCTACCGCGGcccgccgccgcgccgcccgccaCCTCCACGCCGCTGTGGGACCCGCCCGCCGCGGAGCCGCGGCGCCTCCGCCCGCCCGGTACCGGCGCCCTCCCGGCCCGTAAGGCAGCGCGGGGCCGAGCTGCGCCGGGCCCGGGCCGCTCCCGGACCCCCCGCCGGACCCCGGGCCGCGGCAGGGCCGCCCGGGCGGGTGCGAAGCTCCCCGAGGGCGGGAGGGGGCTCGGTGCCCCGGGAACGGAGCTGCCGCAGCCCCGAG GTTCCAAGCTGAAGGCAATGCCAGGTACCAAGTCCAGGATTCAGCAGCTGGCGCAGCGTTCCACCATTCCCAAACCCAAGGCCCGGGACACGCAGATGGAATGTAATTCTGCAGCCGCAG CTGCTGCCAAGGCTGGGGGTCACAGGCAGCCCTCCCAGAGGCTCTCTACAGCGATTCCTACCATGGCTTCTCACTCTCGACTGCGGCTGCTGGGAAAAGTGTCTTCCCCCAAGCGTTTTTGTTTTG GATCGACTACGCAGGAGCTGATATGCAACACAACCCGAGAGCTGCAGGGAAACGTTGAGAGCAAAGCAGGGACTGTCTTGGGAGCAG GCAAGGCTGACCAGACGTGGGAGTTAGGGGTGTCCTCTTTTTCCAGCAAGTTGGCCCCTGGGGATGCAGTCCCTGCTGAGGAG TCTGCAGGTGATCAGCTGTCCGGGGAGCTGAAGTGTCAAAAGAAGGAGCCGGAGTGTGCAAAGAACGAGTGGGAGCAAGTAAGAAACAAGATGGAGCAAGTAACAAACGAGCTGGAGCGTGCAAAGAAGGAGTGGGAGCAAGTAACAAACAAGATGGAGCAAGTAACAAAGGAGCTGGAGCAAGTAACAAATGAGCTGGAGCGTGTAAAGAGCGAGTCAGAGAGTGCAAAGAACGAGCTGAAGTATGTAAAGAATGAGCTGGAGCAAGTGAAGACTGAGCTAG ctgacAAGACTGCCCAGTGTGAAGCCTATCACCGGACGATCTTGCAGGCTCAGCTTAGAGCAACAG GAATCTGTCCAGAAGATGGAGCAGTGGAGAAGGGTGGTGACTTGGGGACAGACTTAAAACAGCCACTTGTCCAGATGCCTGAGCCACTGGGCCGGTGA
- the SLC7A3 gene encoding cationic amino acid transporter 3, whose product MFGGKMTSIAKKLIRRRVVDLSSEETRFARCLSTLDLIALGVGSTLGAGVYVLAGEVAKMTAGPSIVLCFLVAALSSVLAGLCYAEFGARVPKTGSAYLYSYVTVGEIWAFTTGWNLILSYVIGTASVARAWSAAFDNIIGNHISTFFMNKTSMHLPGVLAERPDFFALILIGLLTVLLAFGVSESALVNKIFTAVNLVVLGFVIIAGFVKGDLKNWQLSEEDYNNFSYLNPQDDIKKKVFGSGGFVPFGLEGILTGAATCFYAFVGFDCIATTGEEARNPQRSIPIGIIVSLLICFVAYFGVSAALTLMVPYFLLNKESPLPEAFKAVGWEPARYAVAVGSLCALSTSLLGSMFPMPRVIYAMAEDGLLFKRLSNINSRTKTPLLATVVSGILAAVMAFLSDLKDLVDLMSIGTLLAYSLVAVCVLILRYQSGQLNSPKAVEMVELNGNEEERVIMNPTVTAASAQQKETLSLVTLFNPPTDTPTVLSGRIVYICVSIIATLITVISVLLTQKVTALKDADVRWIVALVLLVVALLVPTIIIWRQPQSNVRLNFKVPFLPLLPIFSIFVNILLMVQLSTGTWVRFAVWMALGFMIYFGYGIRNSVEGKNSEDPSATVEKPLHHPGLDLSPGAAAV is encoded by the exons ATGTTTGGAGGGAAAATGACCAGCATTGCGAAAAAACTGATCCGCCGGCGCGTAGTGGATCTGAGCTCTGAGGAAACGCGTTTTGCTCGCTGCCTCTCCACTCTGGACCTCATAGCCCTGGGGGTGGGCAGTACGCTGGGGGCCGGTGTGTATGTGCTGGCAGGGGAGGTAGCCAAGATGACGGCTGGTCCCTCCATTGTTCTCTGCTTCCTGGTGGCTGCTCTTTCGTCAGTATTGGCTGGACTCTGCTACGCTGAGTTTGGGGCCCGTGTCCCCAAGACTGGCTCTGCCTACCTGTACAGCTACGTCACTGTTGGCGAGATCTGGGCTTTCACAACTGGCTGGAACCTCATCCTCTCCTACGTAATAG GCACAGCCAGCGTAGCTCGAGCCTGGAGTGCGGCATTCGACAACATCATTGGGAACCACATCTCTACTTTCTTCATGAACAAGACCTCAATGCACCTGCCAGGGGTGCTGGCTGAGCGCCCAGACTTCTTCGCCCTGATCCTGATAGGTCTACTTACTG TGCTGCTGGCCTTTGGTGTCAGTGAATCCGCCCTCGTGAACAAAATATTCACAGCAGTCAATCTGGTGGTTCTGGGCTTTGTCATCATTGCTGGTTTTGTGAAGGGAGACCTCAAGAACTGGCAGCTctcagaggaggactacaaCAATTTCTCATACCTGAACCCACAGGATGACATAAA gaaaaaagtctttggTTCCGGTGGGTTTGTACCCTTTGGATTAGAAGGGATCTTGACTGGTGCAGCCACCTGTTTCTATGCCTTCGTGGGATTTGACTGCATTGCTACTACAG GGGAGGAAGCCAGGAACCCCCAGCGCTCCATACCCATTGGCATCATTGTGTCCCTCCTCATCTGCTTCGTGGCTTATTTCGGGGTCTCGGCGGCACTGACTCTCATGGTACCCTACTTCCTCCTGAACAAGGAGAGCCCCCTGCCTGAGGCTTTCAAGGCAGTGGGCTGGGAGCCTGCCCGCTACGCCGTTGCTGTTGGTTCGCTCTGTGCCCTCTCCACCAG CTTGCTGGGCTCCATGTTCCCCATGCCCCGTGTGATCTATGCTATGGCAGAGGATGGGCTGCTCTTCAAGCGTCTCTCCAACATAAACAGCCGCACGAAGACTCCTCTGTTAGCCACTGTCGTCTCGGGGATCCTTGCGG CTGTGATGGCCTTCCTGTCTGACCTGAAGGATCTGGTGGACCTCATGTCAAttggcacactgctggcttacTCCCTGGTGGCAGTGTGCGTGCTCATCCTCCG ATACCAGTCCGGGCAGCTGAACTCTCCGAAGGCCGTGGAAATGGTGGAGCTGAATGGGAATGAGGAGGAGAGAGTGATCATGAACCCAACCGTCACCGCTGCCAGTGCCCAGCAGAAGGAGACACTGTCCCTGGTGACACTCTTCAACCCACCCACAGACACTCCTACTGTGCTCTCAGGGCGCATCGTCTACATCTGTGTCTCGATCATCG CCACGCTGATCACAGTCATCTCCGTGCTCCTGACCCAGAAGGTTACTGCACTGAAGGACGCTGATGTGCGCTGGATTGTGGCCCTGGTGCTGCTCGTTGTGGCTCTGCTCGTTCCCACCATCATCATTTGGAGGCAACCTCAGAGCAACGTGCGATTGAACTTCAAA GTACCTTTCCTCCCGCTCCTGCCAATCTTCAGCATCTTTGTTAACATCCTGCTGATGGTACAGCTGAGTACTGGCACCTGGGTGCGGTTTGCTGTCTGGATGGCCCTGG GTTTTATGATTTACTTTGGCTATGGGATTCGGAACAGCGTGGAAGGGAAAAACTCAGAGGACCCCTCTGCCACAGTAGAAAAGCCTCTGCACCACCCTGGATTGGACCTCAGCCCCGGGGCTGCTGCAGTCTGA
- the LOC128853177 gene encoding atherin-like isoform X2, protein MSGPQPPPVVSPACPDLLQHVEGSSPPPSPSTFFRSFFEEECRAIISRLFRDSAAEPAPHRDRDSLPRPAAAPPATSTPLWDPPAAEPRRLRPPGTGALPARKAARGRAAPGPGRSRTPRRTPGRGRAARAGAKLPEGGRGLGAPGTELPQPRGSKLKAMPGTKSRIQQLAQRSTIPKPKARDTQMECNSAAAAAAKAGGHRQPSQRLSTAIPTMASHSRLRLLGKVSSPKRFCFGKADQTWELGVSSFSSKLAPGDAVPAEESAGDQLSGELKCQKKEPECAKNEWEQVRNKMEQVTNELERAKKEWEQVTNKMEQVTKELEQVTNELERVKSESESAKNELKYVKNELEQVKTELADKTAQCEAYHRTILQAQLRATGICPEDGAVEKGGDLGTDLKQPLVQMPEPLGR, encoded by the exons ATGTCGGGTCCGCAGCCGCCGCCCGTGGTGTCGCCCGCCTGTCCCGACCTGCTGCAGCACGTGGAGGGCTCGTCGCCGCCGCCCTCGCCATCCACTTTCTTCCGCAGCTTCTTCGAGGAGGAATGCCGCGCCATCATCTCCCGCCTGTTCCGGGACTCGGCGGCGGAGCCCGCGCCGCACCGGGACCGGGACAGCCTACCGCGGcccgccgccgcgccgcccgccaCCTCCACGCCGCTGTGGGACCCGCCCGCCGCGGAGCCGCGGCGCCTCCGCCCGCCCGGTACCGGCGCCCTCCCGGCCCGTAAGGCAGCGCGGGGCCGAGCTGCGCCGGGCCCGGGCCGCTCCCGGACCCCCCGCCGGACCCCGGGCCGCGGCAGGGCCGCCCGGGCGGGTGCGAAGCTCCCCGAGGGCGGGAGGGGGCTCGGTGCCCCGGGAACGGAGCTGCCGCAGCCCCGAG GTTCCAAGCTGAAGGCAATGCCAGGTACCAAGTCCAGGATTCAGCAGCTGGCGCAGCGTTCCACCATTCCCAAACCCAAGGCCCGGGACACGCAGATGGAATGTAATTCTGCAGCCGCAG CTGCTGCCAAGGCTGGGGGTCACAGGCAGCCCTCCCAGAGGCTCTCTACAGCGATTCCTACCATGGCTTCTCACTCTCGACTGCGGCTGCTGGGAAAAGTGTCTTCCCCCAAGCGTTTTTGTTTTG GCAAGGCTGACCAGACGTGGGAGTTAGGGGTGTCCTCTTTTTCCAGCAAGTTGGCCCCTGGGGATGCAGTCCCTGCTGAGGAG TCTGCAGGTGATCAGCTGTCCGGGGAGCTGAAGTGTCAAAAGAAGGAGCCGGAGTGTGCAAAGAACGAGTGGGAGCAAGTAAGAAACAAGATGGAGCAAGTAACAAACGAGCTGGAGCGTGCAAAGAAGGAGTGGGAGCAAGTAACAAACAAGATGGAGCAAGTAACAAAGGAGCTGGAGCAAGTAACAAATGAGCTGGAGCGTGTAAAGAGCGAGTCAGAGAGTGCAAAGAACGAGCTGAAGTATGTAAAGAATGAGCTGGAGCAAGTGAAGACTGAGCTAG ctgacAAGACTGCCCAGTGTGAAGCCTATCACCGGACGATCTTGCAGGCTCAGCTTAGAGCAACAG GAATCTGTCCAGAAGATGGAGCAGTGGAGAAGGGTGGTGACTTGGGGACAGACTTAAAACAGCCACTTGTCCAGATGCCTGAGCCACTGGGCCGGTGA
- the SNX12 gene encoding sorting nexin-12, whose product MSEAAVADTRRLNAKPQDLTDAYGPPSNFLEIDIFNPQTVGMGRARYTSYELRMRTNLPIFKLKESCVRRRYSDFEWLKNELERDSKIVVPPLPGKALKRQLPFRGDEGIFEESFIEERRQGLEQFINKIAGHPLAQNERCLHMFLQEETIDRNYVPGKVRQ is encoded by the exons ATGTCGGAGGCGGCGGTGGCGGACACCCGGCGGCTGAACGCCAAGCCGCAGGATCTGACGGACGCGTACGGGCCCCCCAGCAACTTCCTCGAGATCGACATCTTCAACCCGCAGACCGTGGGCATGGGCCGCGCCAGATACACCAGCTACGAGCTCCGCATGCGG ACAAACCTCCCAATCTTCAAATTGAAGGAGTCGTGCGTGAGGAGACGATACAGCGACTTCGAATGGCTGAAGAATGAGCTGGAACGAGACAGTAAG ATTGTAGTGCCACCGCTGCCTGGAAAGGCTTTGAAACGACAGCTTCCCTTCCGAGGAGACGAAGGCATCTTTGAGGAGTCCTTCATTGAGGAGCGGAGGCAGGGACTAGAGCAGTTTATTAACAA AATTGCTGGACACCCACTGGCACAGAATGAGCGCTGCTTACATATGTTCCTGCAAGAGGAGACTATCGATAGGAATTACGTCCCAGGAAAAGTGCGCCAGTAG
- the FOXO4 gene encoding forkhead box protein O4 translates to MAEAGSGAGAPDIDPDFEPQSRPRSCTWPLPRPEAEAGGAAGPGEETAGGAAAAGPGRAEGARAAARKGGSRRNAWGNQSYAELISQAIESAPEKRLTLAQIYEWMVRSVPYFKDKGDSNSSAGWKNSIRHNLSLHSKFIKVHNEATGKSSWWMLNPEGGKSGKAPRRRAASMDNSSKLAKVRGKASKKKPSLQSAPESTADSPGSQFPKWPGSPSSRSNEDSDVWNTFRPRTSSNASTISARLSPILTEQDDLHDEELLPSLVYSSASSNVPPTVTEELELIDGLNLMSPSSSVLPTQQSASSGQIQRDSSFSLRSPNAAGQTSTFGNSLFNPVDISLQSSVSHFSAPQTLEALLTPSSPPPRDVMMTQVDPVLPQTGNRMNSRTLLLLGGRATQSKMSSGNSRGKPTEQQAEPVGASVLPSTLPGVTSPQNPAGITSLKAPVSATTAQSIQLGSPLLLSSASPAPLGLNQDRLPTDLDIDMYMENLECDMDYIINSELMDGEGLDFNFEPILSTPSYPSTSQASNHTWVPS, encoded by the exons ATGGCGGAGGCAGGGAGCGGCGCGGGGGCGCCGGACATCGACCCCGACTTCGAGCCGCAGAGCCGGCCGCGTTCCTGTACTTGGCCGCTGCCGCGGCCCGAGGCGGaggcgggcggcgcggcgggcCCGGGCGAGGAGACcgcgggcggcgcggcggcggcggggcccgGGCGGGCCGAGGGGGCGCGGGCGGCGGCGAGGAAGGGCGGCTCCCGGCGTAACGCCTGGGGCAACCAGTCCTATGCCGAGCTGATCAGCCAGGCCATCGAGAGCGCCCCCGAGAAGCGGCTCACGCTGGCGCAGATCTACGAGTGGATGGTCCGCTCCGTCCCCTACTTCAAGGACAAGGGCGACAGCAACAGCTCCGCCGGCTGGAAG aactctATTAGACATaacctgtccctgcacagcaaGTTCATTAAAGTCCATAATGAAGCCACAGGGAAGAGCTCGTGGTGGATGCTCAATCCTGAGGGTGGTAAAAGTGGAAAAGCACCAAGAAGAAGAGCTGCCTCCATGGACAACAGCAGCAAACTTGCAAAAGTCAGAGGTAAAGCATCGAAAAAGAAGCCTTCCCTCCAGTCTGCTCCAGAATCCACTGCTGACAGTCCTGGCTCCCAATTCCCTAAGTGGCCTGGGAGCCCGTCCTCGAGAAGCAATGAGGACTCTGATGTGTGGAACACCTTCCGGCCTCGAACCAGTTCAAATGCAAGCACCATTAGTGCCAGGCTTTCTCCTATCCTGACAGAGCAGGACGACCTCCATGATGAAGAGCTACTTCCTTCTCTAGTGTATTCCAGTGCATCCAGTAATGTTCCACCAACCGTGACTGAGGAGCTTGAGCTCATTGATGGGTTAAATTTGATGTCTCCCAGCTCATCTGTGTTACCAACCCAGCAATCTGCCTCGAGTGGTCAGATCCAGAGAGATTCCAGCTTTTCCTTGCGGAGCCCAAATGCAGCTGGTCAGACCAGTACTTTTGGCAATTCCCTGTTTAACCCTGTTGATATCTCGCTGCAAAGTTCTGTCAGCCATTTCTCTGCCCCTCAGACCTTGGAGGCTCTTCTGACACCCAGCTCTCCGCCTCCAAGGGATGTTATGATGACTCAGGTGGATCCAGTTCTCCCGCAGACTGGTAACAGGATGAACAGCCGAACTCTTCTCCTTCTAGGTGGACGAGCCACCCAGAGTAAGATGAGCTCGGGCAATTCACGAGGAAAGCctacagagcagcaggcagaacCAGTTGGTGCCAGTGTTTTGCCATCAACACTTCCCGGAGTAACATCTCCTCAAAACCCTGCTGGCATCACCAGTTTGAAAGCTCCAGTTTCTGCAACAACTGCCCAGTCAATCCAGCTGGGCAGTccattgcttctttcttctgctaGCCCTGCTCCCTTGGGATTGAACCAGGACAGGCTGCCGACTGACCTGGACATTGACATGTACATGGAGAACCTTGAATGTGATATGGATTACATAATCAACAGTGAACTCATGGATGGAGAAGGACTGGACTTTAATTTTGAACCCATTCTGTCTACTCCTAGCTATCCCAGCACCTCGCAGGCCTCCAACCATACCTGGGTACCAAGTTAA